One part of the Chroogloeocystis siderophila 5.2 s.c.1 genome encodes these proteins:
- a CDS encoding inorganic phosphate transporter, with protein sequence MLQLGLTALLAFYVAWNLGANDVANAMGTSVGSKAVTLRQALIIAGVLEFTGAVLFGHEVSETLATQIVNPELFAAEPQVLLIGMFSVLLAAGLWLQIATSRGFPVSSSHAVVGAIAGFSWVAAGVQAIDWSLIGTISLAWVVTPLVSGAIAALFYRVIKHSILDRQDSIQQLNEWIPWLSVTLLSVFGIIVLPKLSQPINTFFYEQLHWNIPKHDLPIGIGAIAAASLTIVSWRQLDQNIVRKSLSPTQNIVEKQLAKFQLLSACFVAFAHGSNDVGNAIAPLAAINYISLTGTVPINDMIIPLWILVLGGAGIVTGLAIWGKKVIGTIGEGIIPLQPSAGFCAELATATTILLASRFGIPVSTSHALVGGVVGIGLVQGNKSIQFNTVQGIVIAWLITVPAGALLGASIFAIARNF encoded by the coding sequence ATGTTGCAGTTAGGATTAACCGCTTTACTCGCATTTTATGTTGCTTGGAATTTGGGGGCAAACGATGTCGCTAATGCGATGGGAACTTCTGTAGGATCAAAAGCTGTCACCCTCCGCCAAGCTTTAATTATCGCTGGAGTTTTAGAATTTACTGGTGCTGTCTTGTTCGGTCATGAAGTATCAGAAACTTTAGCAACACAAATCGTCAATCCGGAATTATTTGCCGCAGAACCGCAAGTTTTGTTAATAGGAATGTTTTCTGTATTACTAGCGGCTGGTTTATGGTTGCAAATCGCGACATCAAGAGGCTTTCCTGTTTCTTCTTCTCATGCAGTTGTCGGGGCGATCGCTGGTTTTAGTTGGGTTGCTGCTGGCGTTCAAGCAATTGATTGGTCATTAATTGGGACAATTTCTTTAGCTTGGGTCGTCACTCCGCTTGTGAGTGGTGCGATCGCTGCGTTGTTTTATCGCGTTATCAAACACTCGATTCTTGATCGCCAAGACTCGATACAGCAGTTAAATGAGTGGATTCCTTGGCTGAGTGTTACACTTCTGAGTGTGTTTGGCATCATTGTGCTTCCTAAACTAAGTCAACCAATCAATACATTTTTTTACGAACAACTGCATTGGAACATTCCCAAACACGATTTACCGATTGGAATTGGTGCGATCGCCGCAGCTTCGCTAACAATAGTGAGTTGGCGGCAATTGGATCAAAATATTGTGCGGAAATCTCTTTCGCCTACACAAAATATTGTTGAAAAACAACTGGCAAAATTTCAGCTACTAAGTGCGTGTTTTGTTGCGTTTGCGCATGGTTCTAACGATGTCGGGAATGCGATCGCACCTTTAGCAGCCATTAACTACATTAGTCTGACGGGTACAGTTCCCATCAATGACATGATAATTCCTTTGTGGATTTTAGTTTTAGGTGGTGCAGGAATTGTTACAGGTTTAGCCATTTGGGGGAAAAAAGTGATTGGGACAATAGGAGAGGGAATCATCCCGCTGCAACCGAGTGCTGGTTTTTGTGCTGAACTTGCGACAGCAACAACGATTTTACTCGCTTCGCGTTTTGGCATTCCGGTTTCTACTTCCCATGCGCTTGTTGGTGGTGTCGTTGGAATTGGCTTAGTTCAAGGTAATAAGTCAATTCAATTTAATACTGTGCAAGGAATCGTTATCGCATGGTTGATTACGGTTCCTGCTGGTGCGTTATTAGGTGCTAGTATATTTGCGATCGCTCGTAACTTCTAA
- a CDS encoding ABC transporter permease yields MQLMRIGFIITLIFVLIAILAPVFQAWGWIQNPLESLNNPSHVPPSAQYWFGTNREGYDVFSRTLYGTQVALQVVVLATVLSLVIGVPLGLVSGYLGGSLDRVLLFLMDTIYTLPGLLLSITLAFVVGRGILNAAIAISISYIPQYYRVVRNHTVSVKTELFVEAAQAMGASTWRVISRYLFLNVIQSVPVLFTLNAADAILTLGSLGFLGQGLPPRVPEWGHDLRQALQALPTGIWWTAFFPGMALTLLVVGLSLLGEGLSEFINPRWRKQR; encoded by the coding sequence ATGCAACTGATGCGTATCGGGTTCATTATTACTCTGATTTTTGTGCTGATTGCTATCTTAGCTCCTGTATTTCAAGCTTGGGGATGGATTCAAAATCCCCTCGAATCACTCAATAATCCTAGTCACGTACCACCTTCAGCACAGTACTGGTTTGGCACGAATCGTGAAGGTTACGATGTCTTTTCGCGCACGCTGTACGGTACGCAAGTGGCGTTGCAAGTTGTTGTTCTGGCTACAGTATTGAGCCTAGTAATCGGCGTGCCATTAGGACTTGTCAGCGGGTATCTAGGCGGTAGCTTGGATCGCGTATTACTATTTCTGATGGATACAATTTATACTTTGCCTGGGTTGCTACTATCGATTACACTCGCGTTTGTTGTAGGAAGAGGTATATTAAATGCAGCGATCGCAATCAGCATTTCCTACATACCGCAGTATTATCGTGTCGTTCGCAACCATACGGTGAGTGTCAAAACCGAATTATTTGTCGAAGCTGCCCAGGCTATGGGAGCATCAACTTGGCGAGTCATTTCGCGATACTTATTTCTAAATGTGATTCAAAGTGTACCTGTATTATTTACGCTGAATGCTGCGGATGCGATCTTAACGCTGGGAAGTTTAGGCTTTCTCGGACAAGGTTTACCGCCACGCGTTCCTGAATGGGGACACGATCTTCGTCAAGCGCTGCAAGCACTACCAACAGGCATTTGGTGGACAGCATTTTTCCCAGGAATGGCGTTAACGTTACTCGTTGTTGGGCTATCGTTACTGGGTGAAGGTTTAAGTGAGTTTATCAATCCGCGTTGGCGAAAGCAAAGATGA
- the trxB gene encoding thioredoxin-disulfide reductase — translation MTNPTVENLVIIGSGPAGYTAAIYAARANLKPIVFEGFQAGGLPGGQLMTTTEVENFPGFPEGITGPNLMDRMKAQAERWGAELYTEDVTYVDLSQRPFTVRSEEREFKTHSVIIATGATAKRLGLPCEGKFWSRGISACAICDGATPIFHGAELAVVGGGDSAAEESIYLTKYGSQVHMLVRSDKMRASKAMQDRVLSNPKIQVHWNTEPIDVFGNDNHMEGVKVRNTQTGEESKIHAKGLFYAIGHKPNTSLFQGQIELDDIGYVVTKPGSPETSVEGVFAAGDVQDHEYRQAVTAAGSGCMAAMLAERWLSSNGLIQEFHQAGENLHLDNELVHEAVKTEQNGEFDVSATRHEGGYALRKLFHESDRLIIVKYVAPGCGPCHTLKPILNKVVDEFDGKIHFVEIDIDKEREIAETAGVTGTPTIQLFKNQELLMEVKGIKQKSYYRQLIEANL, via the coding sequence ATGACAAATCCAACAGTAGAGAACTTAGTAATCATTGGTTCTGGTCCAGCTGGGTATACCGCCGCAATTTATGCTGCACGAGCTAACCTCAAACCGATTGTATTTGAAGGCTTTCAAGCTGGGGGTTTGCCAGGTGGACAGCTAATGACGACGACAGAAGTAGAGAATTTTCCAGGCTTTCCCGAAGGAATTACCGGACCAAATTTAATGGATCGGATGAAAGCGCAAGCCGAACGCTGGGGGGCTGAATTATATACTGAAGATGTCACTTATGTTGATTTAAGCCAGCGTCCGTTTACGGTACGTTCAGAAGAGCGCGAGTTTAAAACGCATAGCGTGATTATTGCCACGGGTGCGACAGCAAAGCGGTTAGGATTGCCGTGTGAAGGCAAGTTTTGGAGTCGCGGAATTTCAGCGTGTGCAATCTGCGATGGTGCAACACCGATTTTTCATGGTGCTGAACTCGCGGTTGTGGGTGGTGGAGATTCCGCAGCTGAAGAATCGATTTATCTCACCAAGTATGGATCGCAAGTACATATGCTTGTCCGCAGTGACAAAATGCGTGCCAGTAAAGCGATGCAAGACCGCGTTTTGAGTAACCCCAAGATTCAAGTCCATTGGAATACCGAACCAATCGATGTGTTTGGGAATGATAACCACATGGAAGGAGTCAAAGTTCGGAATACGCAAACTGGCGAAGAAAGCAAAATTCATGCCAAGGGGCTATTTTATGCGATCGGTCATAAACCAAATACATCACTCTTTCAAGGACAAATCGAACTCGATGATATTGGCTACGTTGTCACAAAGCCAGGTTCGCCAGAAACGAGCGTTGAAGGTGTCTTTGCAGCAGGTGATGTGCAAGACCACGAGTATCGTCAAGCCGTTACGGCGGCAGGTTCAGGTTGTATGGCAGCCATGTTAGCCGAACGCTGGTTATCTTCTAACGGTTTAATTCAAGAATTCCATCAAGCTGGAGAGAATTTACACTTAGATAATGAGTTAGTTCACGAAGCAGTCAAGACAGAACAAAATGGCGAATTTGATGTGAGTGCAACGCGTCATGAAGGCGGTTATGCTTTACGGAAATTGTTCCACGAGAGCGATCGCTTAATCATAGTCAAATATGTTGCACCAGGATGTGGTCCTTGTCATACATTAAAACCAATTTTGAACAAAGTAGTAGATGAGTTTGATGGCAAAATTCACTTTGTAGAAATTGACATTGACAAAGAGCGTGAAATCGCAGAAACTGCCGGTGTCACAGGCACACCCACCATTCAACTGTTCAAAAATCAAGAACTCTTAATGGAAGTTAAAGGCATCAAACAAAAAAGTTACTACCGCCAGTTGATTGAAGCCAATTTGTAA
- a CDS encoding Uma2 family endonuclease has protein sequence MTAITLNLHSVVDLTDEQFYQLCQTNPDLKLERTATGEIVMTPPTGWGTGKKNTQLIKQLAIWAERKQTGVAFDSSTGFELPNEAIRSPDAAWVKQERIDVLNPDPDKFLPLASDFVVELMSASDNIEATQAKMQEYCDNGVRLAWLIDPKNQCVEIYRQGQPVELLNSPVSLSGEDVLPGFVLDLQNIL, from the coding sequence ATGACTGCTATTACTCTGAATCTACATTCGGTTGTTGACTTAACGGATGAGCAGTTTTATCAACTTTGTCAAACCAACCCAGATCTCAAATTAGAACGCACCGCGACTGGGGAAATTGTGATGACACCACCAACTGGCTGGGGAACGGGAAAGAAGAACACTCAACTGATAAAACAATTAGCAATTTGGGCTGAGCGCAAGCAAACTGGAGTAGCATTTGATTCTTCTACTGGTTTCGAATTACCTAATGAAGCAATTCGTTCTCCTGATGCAGCATGGGTAAAACAAGAAAGAATCGATGTTCTCAACCCAGATCCTGATAAATTCTTACCTTTAGCTTCTGATTTTGTGGTGGAGTTGATGTCTGCAAGTGACAATATAGAAGCAACCCAGGCGAAAATGCAAGAATACTGCGACAACGGCGTACGCTTAGCATGGTTAATCGACCCGAAAAACCAGTGTGTGGAAATCTATCGTCAAGGACAGCCAGTAGAATTATTAAACTCACCTGTCAGCTTATCGGGTGAAGACGTGCTACCAGGGTTTGTTTTGGATTTACAAAATATCCTTTAA
- a CDS encoding class I SAM-dependent methyltransferase: MNQVLTEISEKIRQQFDTGPYPRIPLEKSPKNDAIALYIHSLVNAYYLRNQKVISTEDKLILDAGCGSGYKSLILAEANPGAKIVGVDISANSIELAKQRLQYHGFDNAQFHLCGIEDLPSLGLQFDYINCDDVLYLLSEPAVGLQAMKSVLKPDGIIRANLHSSLQRTYYYRAQEVFKMMGLMDDNPEDLEIDLVRDTMNALKDQVKLKAYTWSSALEADPERILMNLLFQGDKGYTIPETFAAIHKAELEFISMVNWRQWNLMELFKEPDDLPVFLAMSLPEISIEEQLTLFELLHPVHRLLDFWCGHPQQGADFIPVAEWELSDWKTAQIHLVPQLRTLEIRQKLLESIARLNTFEISEYLPIPEKHVSIDSTVAACLLPLWEESQSMQSLIARWQQLRPVNLATLEPFGENEALDVLSNALIGLESRGYILVER, translated from the coding sequence ATGAATCAAGTTTTGACTGAGATTAGTGAGAAAATTCGGCAGCAGTTTGATACTGGACCATACCCCAGAATTCCGCTGGAGAAGTCACCGAAGAATGATGCGATCGCGCTGTATATTCATAGCTTGGTGAATGCGTATTATTTGAGAAATCAGAAAGTTATTAGTACCGAAGATAAGTTAATTCTTGATGCAGGGTGTGGCTCAGGGTATAAATCACTGATTTTAGCCGAAGCGAATCCAGGTGCAAAGATTGTTGGCGTAGACATTTCTGCAAACTCGATTGAACTTGCGAAACAACGGTTGCAATATCACGGTTTTGACAATGCACAATTTCATTTGTGTGGTATTGAAGACTTACCCAGTTTAGGTTTGCAGTTTGACTATATTAATTGTGATGATGTGTTGTATTTGCTAAGTGAACCAGCGGTTGGTTTACAGGCGATGAAGTCGGTTCTCAAACCGGATGGAATTATTCGCGCTAATCTACATAGTTCACTGCAACGCACTTACTACTACCGCGCCCAAGAAGTTTTCAAGATGATGGGGTTGATGGATGACAACCCTGAAGACTTAGAGATTGACTTGGTGCGCGACACGATGAATGCTTTGAAAGATCAAGTAAAACTCAAAGCATATACGTGGAGTTCGGCGTTAGAAGCTGATCCAGAGCGCATTCTCATGAATCTTTTGTTCCAGGGAGATAAGGGCTATACAATTCCCGAAACATTTGCAGCAATTCATAAAGCTGAGCTTGAGTTTATCAGCATGGTCAATTGGCGACAATGGAACTTGATGGAATTATTCAAGGAACCGGATGATTTACCAGTATTTCTAGCAATGAGTTTACCGGAAATTAGTATCGAAGAACAATTGACTTTATTTGAATTGTTGCATCCGGTGCATCGGTTATTAGATTTTTGGTGTGGTCATCCGCAGCAAGGTGCAGATTTTATACCAGTTGCCGAATGGGAGTTATCTGACTGGAAAACGGCACAAATTCACCTTGTACCGCAGTTACGAACACTGGAAATTAGACAAAAACTACTTGAATCAATCGCACGGTTAAATACATTTGAAATTAGCGAGTACTTACCTATCCCAGAAAAACACGTATCGATCGATAGTACCGTTGCAGCGTGTTTGTTACCTCTATGGGAGGAATCGCAATCAATGCAATCTCTAATAGCACGTTGGCAGCAATTACGTCCTGTGAATTTGGCAACACTTGAGCCATTCGGTGAAAATGAGGCTTTGGATGTACTGAGTAACGCGCTAATTGGTTTGGAAAGTCGTGGTTATATTCTTGTAGAACGGTAG
- a CDS encoding Uma2 family endonuclease, with protein MQLTLHSLKVSDEQFDQIAQANPEWQFEQTADGELIIVPPTGGTSGRKNLNLAGHSRLG; from the coding sequence ATGCAATTAACTCTACACAGCTTGAAAGTAAGTGACGAGCAATTTGACCAAATTGCTCAAGCAAATCCTGAGTGGCAGTTTGAGCAAACAGCAGATGGAGAATTAATAATTGTGCCACCGACAGGAGGAACGTCAGGAAGAAAGAATTTGAACCTTGCAGGACATTCGCGGCTTGGGTAG